A window from Leptolyngbya iicbica LK encodes these proteins:
- a CDS encoding response regulator has translation MTSDTPLTATILVVDDVPENLRLLTQELQQHSYEVRGVLTGKMALTVAHSTPVDLILLDVRLPDMNGYEVCQRLKADPSTAAIPIIFISALDEPLDKARAFAVGGVDYITKPLKTIEVIARIQTQLSLVQARLQLQQFNQDLETQVNQRTAELAQANQALQSEVQFRQQIEAELRQSEARYRLIANHMSDLVCLHQADGTLQYVSPSCQALLGYDPATLHGQNLLSFCHPEDIDLLQRCFQPATSPVQVITSCYRLRCQAGHYVWVETLARPLTGDDTQLTGVVTSSRDVTQRLKIEKQLRYEALHDNLTRLPNRNWLQHFSL, from the coding sequence ATGACTTCAGATACCCCCCTTACCGCGACCATTTTAGTCGTCGATGATGTGCCCGAAAATCTGCGGCTGCTGACCCAAGAGCTGCAGCAGCACAGTTATGAAGTTCGCGGTGTTTTAACCGGCAAAATGGCTCTGACAGTCGCACATTCCACCCCAGTGGATTTGATATTGCTGGATGTGCGACTACCCGATATGAATGGCTACGAAGTTTGCCAACGGCTCAAAGCTGACCCCAGCACCGCCGCGATTCCTATTATTTTTATCAGCGCGTTAGATGAACCGTTAGACAAGGCTCGGGCATTTGCAGTGGGCGGAGTCGATTACATTACCAAACCCCTCAAAACTATTGAAGTCATTGCCCGCATTCAAACTCAGCTCAGCCTAGTACAAGCACGCCTGCAACTTCAGCAGTTTAATCAAGATTTAGAAACTCAGGTAAACCAACGCACTGCGGAACTGGCCCAGGCAAACCAGGCCTTGCAATCAGAGGTGCAGTTCCGTCAACAAATCGAAGCGGAGTTGCGCCAGAGTGAGGCCCGTTATCGGTTGATTGCCAACCACATGAGCGATTTGGTGTGTTTACATCAGGCCGACGGCACCCTGCAATATGTCAGCCCTTCTTGCCAAGCATTACTCGGGTATGACCCAGCAACTCTGCACGGCCAAAACCTCTTGTCGTTCTGCCATCCAGAAGATATCGATTTACTTCAGCGCTGTTTTCAGCCCGCCACCTCACCCGTTCAAGTGATTACGAGCTGTTATCGGCTGCGCTGTCAGGCCGGTCACTACGTTTGGGTCGAAACGCTGGCTCGTCCTCTAACAGGGGATGACACACAATTGACCGGGGTAGTAACCAGTTCGCGCGATGTGACGCAACGCCTCAAAATCGAGAAACAGCTGCGTTATGAGGCATTGCACGATAACTTGACCAGACTGCCTAACCGGAACTGGTTACAGCATTTCTCACTCTAG
- a CDS encoding putative bifunctional diguanylate cyclase/phosphodiesterase: protein MYLTRLEKAVSQQLDLELVRCRHHQNCQFGLLMLDLDQFKSVNDTLGHLMGDQLLIAVANRLQGCLRETDVIVRIGGDEFVILLENTSDVQEAIQVANRVKYSLQKPFEIQGRILRTSASIGILINDNSYTTSDDLFRDVDIALYQAKERGRDRYEVFGADMLQMTVKRVNLENDLHSAIDHHQFVNYYQPIYALPEYQLIGFEALVRWVKPEEGLIMPGEFIDLAEETGLIVAMTQQVIQQTCEAIQHWQNYDLMTDDLRIAINISGQSFRDPDLLSMLDQTLQKMFVSPHHLTLEITERILLEQSSNILETLTQIKARGIRLSIDDFGTGYSSLKYLSKFPIDILKIDKSFVDEMSSNGHSIVRTIIELAQNLNMSTVAEGAEDSWQVQELTALGCDAVQGYAFSPALSLAAATELLMTRSSNGIARTSS, encoded by the coding sequence GTGTATCTCACGAGACTGGAAAAGGCTGTATCACAGCAACTCGATTTAGAATTGGTGCGTTGTCGGCATCATCAAAATTGTCAGTTTGGTCTGTTAATGCTGGATCTTGATCAGTTTAAATCGGTCAACGACACGCTTGGGCATTTGATGGGTGACCAGCTATTGATCGCCGTTGCCAATCGGTTGCAAGGTTGTTTGCGAGAGACTGATGTGATTGTACGGATTGGTGGCGATGAGTTTGTCATTTTGCTAGAAAATACGAGCGATGTACAGGAGGCCATTCAAGTAGCCAATCGCGTTAAATACAGTCTTCAGAAGCCATTTGAAATTCAAGGGCGAATCTTAAGAACATCGGCCAGTATTGGCATTCTTATCAACGACAATAGTTACACCACTAGCGATGACTTATTCCGCGATGTGGATATTGCTCTGTATCAGGCCAAAGAAAGGGGACGCGATCGCTACGAAGTTTTCGGCGCCGACATGCTGCAAATGACCGTCAAACGGGTCAATTTAGAAAATGATCTGCACAGTGCGATCGATCACCATCAATTTGTTAACTACTATCAGCCTATTTACGCTTTGCCCGAATATCAATTAATTGGATTTGAGGCCTTAGTGCGATGGGTAAAGCCGGAAGAAGGCCTAATTATGCCGGGAGAATTTATTGATCTTGCTGAAGAAACCGGCTTAATTGTGGCCATGACCCAGCAAGTGATTCAACAAACGTGTGAAGCCATTCAGCACTGGCAAAACTATGATTTAATGACGGACGATTTACGCATTGCAATCAATATTTCTGGACAAAGTTTTCGCGATCCAGATCTGTTGTCCATGCTGGACCAGACTTTGCAAAAAATGTTCGTATCACCACACCATCTCACGCTAGAAATTACCGAGCGGATATTGCTAGAACAGTCCAGCAATATTTTAGAAACTCTGACTCAAATTAAAGCGCGGGGCATCCGTTTGAGTATTGACGACTTTGGCACCGGCTACTCCTCTTTGAAATATCTCAGCAAATTTCCAATCGACATCTTAAAAATTGACAAATCCTTTGTGGACGAAATGTCGAGCAACGGCCACAGTATTGTGCGAACCATCATTGAATTGGCGCAAAACCTAAACATGAGCACCGTAGCCGAAGGTGCAGAAGACAGTTGGCAAGTGCAAGAACTCACGGCACTCGGTTGTGATGCTGTGCAAGGCTATGCTTTCTCCCCGGCCTTATCACTTGCGGCGGCGACAGAATTGCTGATGACCAGAAGCTCAAATGGGATCGCTAGGACCTCCAGCTAA
- a CDS encoding ABC-F family ATP-binding cassette domain-containing protein: MTLLTLKSVQKDFGIKEILRDASFSLEEGDKVGLIGTNGSGKSTLLKMIAGTEPIDGGEIWRNSGAKIVYLPQQPDIEGDRTVLEQVFADAGEQMALIREYEDISHRMERGEGDLDALMSQLSRVTEKIEAADAWDLETSAKVVLTKLGIQDFDARVGDLSGGYRKRIAIAAALLSNPDALLMDEPTNHLDAESVEWLQSYLNGFRGALLLITHDRYFLDRVTNRILEVDRGDLFGYAGNYSYYLEKKAEMEASTASSRQKHAGVLRRELEWLKRGPKARSTKQKARIQRIDDMQDREFKESLGKVDIATAGRRIGKKVIELENVTKGYGDRTLIRNFTYIFNPRDRIGIIGPNGVGKSTLMNLITGREEPDQGAIEIGDTIHFGYFDQHSEDVIKNPNQRVIEYLKDTAELVKTVDGSVITASQMLERFLFPPDQQYAPIHKLSGGERRRLFLLQVLMQAPNVLILDEPTNDLDVQTLAVLEEYLEEFNGCVIVVSHDRYFLDRTVETVFAFEDNGHIRQYPGNYSVYLDYRQAEATGPSSEAVDNGKKADEKSVVSSAAKNGTRSVASAKPQKLSYKEKREYEQLETQIPELEAEKEALEKLLYDNSDSGYDEMKTLSEKLATLTQTIDAATERWMELAERID, translated from the coding sequence ATGACATTGCTCACTCTCAAATCGGTTCAAAAAGATTTTGGTATCAAAGAAATCCTGCGGGATGCCAGCTTTAGCTTGGAAGAGGGCGACAAAGTTGGGCTGATTGGGACGAATGGGTCGGGCAAATCTACGCTGCTAAAAATGATTGCGGGAACTGAACCAATCGACGGCGGGGAGATTTGGCGCAATTCTGGGGCCAAAATTGTTTACTTGCCGCAGCAGCCGGATATTGAGGGCGATCGCACTGTGCTAGAGCAGGTGTTTGCCGACGCGGGCGAGCAAATGGCCCTGATTCGGGAATATGAAGACATCTCTCACCGGATGGAACGCGGGGAAGGCGATTTGGATGCACTGATGTCGCAACTGTCGCGGGTGACAGAAAAAATTGAAGCGGCAGACGCCTGGGATTTGGAAACCAGTGCTAAAGTCGTGCTGACGAAACTCGGCATTCAAGACTTTGATGCGCGCGTGGGAGATTTGTCGGGGGGCTACCGCAAACGCATTGCGATCGCCGCCGCGTTGCTTTCAAATCCGGATGCTCTGTTGATGGACGAGCCGACTAACCACTTGGATGCGGAATCGGTGGAATGGCTTCAGAGCTATCTCAACGGCTTTCGCGGGGCGTTGCTGCTGATCACCCACGATCGCTACTTTCTGGATCGGGTCACTAATCGCATTTTGGAAGTGGATCGCGGTGATCTGTTTGGCTATGCGGGCAACTACAGCTACTACTTAGAAAAAAAGGCCGAAATGGAAGCCTCGACCGCCAGTAGCCGCCAAAAGCATGCTGGGGTGTTGCGCCGGGAGTTGGAATGGCTAAAGCGTGGGCCTAAAGCCCGCAGCACTAAGCAAAAAGCTCGCATTCAGCGGATTGATGACATGCAGGATCGCGAGTTTAAAGAAAGTTTGGGCAAGGTGGATATTGCCACCGCTGGGCGACGCATCGGCAAAAAAGTTATTGAGCTGGAGAATGTGACGAAGGGGTATGGCGATCGCACTCTGATTCGCAACTTCACCTACATTTTTAATCCCCGCGATCGCATTGGCATCATTGGCCCCAATGGGGTCGGCAAATCGACCTTAATGAACCTGATTACCGGACGAGAGGAGCCCGATCAGGGCGCGATCGAAATCGGGGATACCATTCATTTTGGCTATTTTGATCAGCACTCCGAAGATGTGATCAAAAACCCTAACCAGCGGGTGATCGAATATCTCAAAGACACTGCTGAGTTGGTCAAAACGGTGGATGGTAGCGTCATCACCGCCTCTCAAATGCTGGAGCGTTTCCTCTTTCCCCCCGATCAGCAATACGCCCCGATACACAAACTTTCGGGGGGCGAGCGGCGGCGGTTATTTTTGCTCCAGGTGTTGATGCAGGCTCCTAATGTCTTGATTTTGGACGAGCCAACGAATGATCTGGATGTGCAAACACTCGCGGTGCTGGAAGAATATTTGGAAGAATTCAATGGCTGCGTCATCGTCGTTTCCCACGATCGCTACTTCCTCGATCGCACCGTCGAAACAGTGTTTGCTTTCGAGGACAATGGTCACATTCGCCAATACCCGGGTAACTATTCTGTTTATCTCGATTATCGACAAGCAGAGGCAACTGGGCCGAGCTCTGAAGCAGTCGATAATGGCAAAAAGGCAGATGAAAAATCAGTAGTTTCTTCTGCCGCTAAGAATGGCACACGCTCTGTCGCCTCTGCTAAGCCCCAGAAGCTTTCTTACAAAGAAAAACGGGAATACGAACAGCTAGAAACCCAAATTCCTGAACTCGAAGCCGAGAAAGAAGCGCTGGAAAAACTGCTCTACGACAATTCCGACAGTGGGTATGACGAGATGAAGACCCTCTCGGAAAAATTGGCTACCCTCACCCAGACTATCGATGCCGCGACTGAAAGATGGATGGAACTAGCTGAAAGAATTGACTAA
- a CDS encoding orange carotenoid protein N-terminal domain-containing protein, whose translation MKTINLTSHQIDNSIDRFFAASAHTQLVILNYLAQKIHRASNTATPSAFFSQKVQIMIQQLHQLPREDRHLALEEILHGVPTRLTEAYSDLDTNMRMAFWYRLANSRRDESLLSPKALTAWNQEQHMLLSDLETRDSNELVTFLRQAVTDREVMAIA comes from the coding sequence ATGAAAACCATAAATTTAACTTCACATCAAATAGACAACTCTATTGATCGCTTTTTTGCCGCGAGTGCCCATACCCAGTTAGTGATTTTGAACTACTTGGCGCAGAAAATTCATCGGGCTTCCAATACGGCAACGCCCAGTGCCTTTTTCTCGCAAAAAGTCCAAATTATGATTCAGCAATTGCATCAGCTGCCCCGCGAAGATCGACATCTTGCGCTGGAAGAAATTTTGCATGGTGTGCCGACTCGCCTGACTGAAGCCTACAGTGACTTAGATACCAATATGAGAATGGCTTTCTGGTATCGCTTGGCCAATAGTCGTCGTGATGAGTCGCTGTTATCGCCCAAGGCGTTAACGGCTTGGAATCAGGAACAGCATATGTTGTTGTCGGATTTAGAAACCCGAGATTCTAATGAGTTGGTGACTTTTTTGCGGCAGGCAGTGACTGACCGCGAGGTAATGGCGATCGCATAA
- a CDS encoding bactofilin family protein, producing MFRRKSAPLLTYLSQKTEFEGTLHAEGMLRVDGIVHGTVDVHGDMEISSTGLVEGPEVKAHNLVVHGVLKARVVAKGKLTLSRTARLEGDVIAGALEIEAGAYYTGFIETQDAKSLPPSRDLPELYGTTDTPSLNP from the coding sequence ATGTTCAGGCGTAAGTCCGCTCCCCTACTCACGTATCTCAGCCAAAAAACCGAATTTGAAGGCACGCTGCATGCCGAGGGTATGCTGCGCGTTGACGGCATTGTTCACGGCACCGTCGATGTGCATGGCGACATGGAAATTTCATCTACGGGCTTGGTGGAAGGGCCGGAGGTCAAAGCCCACAATCTAGTTGTGCACGGTGTGCTCAAAGCCCGGGTTGTGGCAAAAGGTAAGCTCACGCTAAGCCGCACCGCTCGCCTCGAAGGGGATGTGATCGCCGGGGCCTTGGAAATTGAGGCCGGGGCTTATTACACCGGGTTCATTGAAACGCAGGATGCGAAATCTTTGCCCCCTTCCCGCGATTTGCCTGAATTGTACGGAACAACGGATACGCCATCCCTCAATCCTTAA
- a CDS encoding chlorophyll a/b-binding protein, producing the protein MENENKFGFVNFAETWNGRLAMLGFIIGIATEYITGQGILSQIGLM; encoded by the coding sequence ATGGAAAACGAAAACAAGTTTGGTTTTGTTAATTTCGCAGAAACCTGGAACGGTCGTTTAGCAATGTTGGGTTTCATTATCGGCATTGCGACTGAATACATCACTGGTCAAGGCATTCTTTCCCAAATCGGCTTGATGTAA
- a CDS encoding pentapeptide repeat-containing protein: MTNNTLHNLLNAFAQGQTAFDNVLIKNANLQAQLLPFVSLRKACMPGANFRHAVLPGANFEGAIFRGSNFEHANLLAANLAWANLAQSDLGHTLLASANLVGINLANANLVGASMPGADLTSANLRNANLTGVNLKGANLSKANLFGARIDAKALSEAILEFTVMPNGECVTHPREQHPTMPNLANVMTYTRLAVALEPHRGIQPASSAPASSQANTQATAANPRQESVSSASSEAQQASKHIWFQFTENRADLDLTVTTAQKL; the protein is encoded by the coding sequence ATGACGAACAATACTCTCCACAATTTATTGAATGCTTTTGCACAGGGGCAAACCGCCTTTGACAACGTGTTGATCAAAAATGCCAACTTACAGGCCCAGCTACTCCCCTTTGTTAGCCTGCGAAAAGCCTGTATGCCAGGAGCTAACTTTCGTCATGCCGTTTTGCCAGGGGCTAACTTTGAGGGGGCTATTTTTCGCGGCAGCAATTTTGAACACGCCAATCTATTGGCCGCCAACCTGGCTTGGGCTAATTTGGCGCAATCCGACCTCGGGCATACTCTTCTAGCCTCTGCCAACCTGGTCGGAATTAACCTTGCTAATGCCAACTTAGTGGGCGCATCCATGCCAGGGGCTGACCTCACCTCAGCTAATTTGCGTAATGCTAATCTCACCGGGGTCAACCTCAAAGGGGCAAACTTAAGCAAAGCTAACTTGTTTGGCGCACGGATTGATGCCAAAGCATTATCCGAGGCCATTTTAGAATTTACAGTGATGCCCAATGGTGAATGCGTTACCCACCCTCGAGAACAGCATCCGACCATGCCCAATCTGGCTAATGTCATGACGTATACACGCCTCGCTGTAGCGTTGGAACCCCATCGCGGTATTCAGCCTGCGAGTTCAGCCCCAGCATCATCCCAGGCAAACACGCAGGCTACCGCCGCCAACCCAAGACAGGAATCAGTATCCTCCGCATCCTCTGAAGCCCAGCAAGCCAGCAAGCATATCTGGTTTCAGTTCACCGAAAATCGTGCTGACTTAGACCTCACTGTGACCACGGCTCAAAAGCTCTGA
- a CDS encoding MGMT family protein produces the protein MANTYDLIYAVVRQIPVGQVATYGQVAELAGLIGKPRVVGYALYRVTEADEIPWHRVINAKGEVSRSPHRNGTDYLQQSLLEDEGIEFDAAGKLDLQRYRWIADTAALETAIARIQQSLGMASHPD, from the coding sequence GTGGCTAACACCTACGACTTAATTTATGCGGTGGTGCGCCAAATCCCCGTGGGTCAGGTAGCGACCTATGGTCAGGTGGCAGAACTAGCAGGCTTGATTGGCAAGCCTCGGGTAGTGGGTTATGCCCTGTATCGAGTGACGGAGGCGGACGAGATTCCCTGGCATCGGGTGATCAATGCCAAGGGGGAAGTATCGCGATCGCCCCACCGCAATGGCACTGATTATTTACAACAGTCGCTTTTAGAAGATGAAGGCATCGAGTTTGATGCGGCGGGGAAACTTGATTTGCAACGCTATCGCTGGATTGCTGATACGGCAGCCCTCGAAACGGCGATCGCCCGCATTCAACAATCATTAGGGATGGCCAGCCACCCAGATTAA
- a CDS encoding LysR family transcriptional regulator: MNPWKLKLSQIRALLAVAEYGNFSEAALQLDVTQSTVSHAIASLENELGVVVFHRGRHGAQLTPVGERMVQDARQIQTLLENITNAAVQERGVDGGTVRIATFRSIATHLLPEAIARLHHIYPAIQISILEVDELYQLKQALSQGQADVCVAEMLCGAEFETIHILDDHYIALMPPQYGLRDAQLAMEDLYKYPLISSSHDSCSVRIRDRLREFDKDLQVTYRIRHDSSMASMVQQGLGIALMTELAAKPIPEGVGVCRLPFPLSRPIGATLLKDALHSPAVYAFLDALQGIGAFASAQVG; this comes from the coding sequence ATGAATCCTTGGAAGTTGAAGCTATCGCAAATCAGAGCCTTGTTGGCGGTGGCGGAGTATGGCAACTTCAGTGAGGCAGCCCTACAACTAGACGTGACCCAATCGACCGTCAGCCACGCGATCGCCTCCCTCGAAAATGAGCTCGGTGTGGTGGTGTTTCACCGAGGGCGACATGGGGCGCAACTAACCCCAGTGGGCGAACGGATGGTACAAGATGCCCGCCAGATTCAAACCTTGCTAGAAAATATTACGAATGCGGCGGTGCAAGAGCGAGGAGTCGACGGCGGGACGGTTCGCATTGCGACATTTCGCAGCATTGCGACCCATCTGTTGCCTGAAGCGATCGCCCGGCTGCACCATATTTATCCCGCGATCCAAATCTCGATTCTGGAAGTGGATGAGCTGTACCAGCTCAAGCAAGCGCTGAGCCAGGGCCAGGCCGATGTCTGTGTGGCCGAAATGCTCTGTGGTGCTGAATTTGAAACCATTCACATTCTGGATGACCATTACATCGCGCTGATGCCGCCTCAATATGGTCTGCGAGATGCCCAACTGGCAATGGAAGATCTCTATAAATATCCGTTGATTTCTTCGAGCCACGATAGCTGCTCGGTGCGGATTCGCGATCGCCTCCGCGAGTTCGACAAAGACTTGCAAGTGACCTACCGCATCCGTCACGACTCTTCGATGGCGAGTATGGTGCAGCAGGGGCTTGGCATTGCCCTGATGACTGAACTCGCCGCTAAGCCGATTCCCGAGGGAGTCGGTGTTTGCCGCCTGCCGTTTCCGCTCTCTCGCCCCATTGGGGCCACGCTGCTAAAAGATGCCCTGCACAGTCCGGCGGTCTACGCCTTCTTGGATGCGCTGCAAGGGATTGGGGCATTTGCCTCGGCACAGGTGGGATAG
- a CDS encoding glycosyltransferase encodes MTRERPVRSLYFLLPGTDGKFACGGLFAELKTMELARQVCDVAVVTYQQREPNTLFLDDVLQQDTRNIIFVVSWGFHVPKLVKRLQGRAVVYHAHSAGYGFRLPSRVPILTVSRNTMGYWGQLCPSSPIFWLPNQISPEFSDRDQPRDIDVLVQVRKSSEYLLKQLVPALQPHCNVVLLDQFVDDLAGLFNRSKVYLYDTAEYWAQYQVTEGFGLPPMEAMACGCQVFSSVNGALADYLDPGFNCEAIGTYSTAYDVARILTAIQAPTAKPLPDDFFDPYREDKIVLRLREILTAVNQFFDHVAQHPADVPQLSPQRIRKLRFQRFWQKVSQKLPIAQK; translated from the coding sequence GTGACGAGGGAACGACCAGTGCGATCGCTCTACTTTTTGTTGCCGGGCACCGATGGTAAGTTTGCCTGTGGCGGCCTCTTTGCCGAACTGAAAACGATGGAATTGGCGCGCCAGGTCTGTGACGTGGCAGTGGTCACGTATCAGCAGCGGGAGCCGAACACGCTATTTCTCGATGATGTGCTGCAGCAAGATACGCGCAACATCATTTTTGTGGTGAGTTGGGGCTTTCATGTGCCCAAACTGGTCAAGCGGTTGCAGGGGCGGGCGGTGGTCTATCACGCCCACAGTGCGGGCTATGGATTTCGCTTGCCGAGTCGGGTGCCGATTCTCACGGTGAGCCGCAACACCATGGGCTATTGGGGACAACTCTGCCCTAGTTCGCCCATTTTTTGGTTGCCGAATCAGATTTCGCCGGAGTTTAGCGATCGCGACCAACCCAGAGACATCGACGTGTTGGTGCAGGTGCGCAAGTCGTCGGAATATTTATTGAAACAGCTCGTCCCGGCCTTACAGCCGCATTGCAACGTGGTTTTGCTCGACCAGTTTGTCGATGATTTGGCGGGCCTGTTTAACCGCAGCAAAGTTTACCTATACGACACGGCGGAATATTGGGCGCAGTATCAGGTGACCGAGGGCTTTGGACTGCCGCCGATGGAGGCGATGGCCTGTGGGTGCCAGGTCTTTTCTAGCGTGAATGGAGCGCTGGCAGATTATCTCGATCCGGGGTTCAACTGTGAGGCGATCGGGACTTACTCCACAGCCTATGACGTGGCGCGGATTTTGACGGCAATTCAGGCCCCTACGGCAAAGCCCTTGCCCGATGACTTTTTTGACCCTTATCGCGAAGACAAGATCGTTCTACGCCTGCGGGAAATCTTGACGGCAGTGAATCAATTTTTTGACCACGTAGCGCAGCACCCCGCCGACGTGCCGCAGCTTTCGCCCCAGCGCATCAGAAAGCTACGGTTCCAGCGCTTTTGGCAAAAGGTCAGCCAGAAACTGCCGATCGCTCAAAAATGA
- the hydA gene encoding dihydropyrimidinase — protein sequence MGKALIKGGRIVTAVDDYVADILVDQGRIEAIAREIPAEDVPTYDATGLMVFPGGIDVHVHMETPMGNDIYTCDTFETGTKSAAFGGTTTIVDFAQQFQGESPKAALDRRLAAAEPQCSIDYGFHVILTDVNSESLAELPDLITQDGVSSFKLYMAYPGVLMVDDADIYRTMRKVGTHGGMVNLHAENGVVIQALIEEALEQGNTSPKYHMLTRPQLMEGEATHRVIRIAELAEVPVYIVHLSAEEALEAVVEARDRGIHAFAETCPHYLFLTNEEYDRPGFDAAKFVMTPPLRDHKCQHALWRGLKFDDLQLVATDHCPFCFNENRFGLLKSKQLGKDDFSKIPNGAPGVEFRLPLLYDGGVHGGRITLNRFVQLTSTAPAKMFGMFPQKGTIAVGSDADLVLFDPNERHTLSADTHHSNVDYSLFEGREVQGKVKQVFLRGELIVDGDEWHGRAGMGQYLKRSASGRIL from the coding sequence ATGGGCAAAGCGCTAATCAAAGGCGGGCGCATCGTCACCGCTGTGGACGATTACGTGGCCGATATTTTGGTCGATCAGGGCCGCATTGAGGCGATCGCCCGCGAAATTCCCGCTGAGGATGTGCCGACCTATGACGCCACCGGGTTAATGGTGTTTCCCGGTGGCATTGATGTCCACGTCCATATGGAAACCCCGATGGGCAACGACATCTACACCTGCGACACCTTTGAAACCGGGACTAAATCAGCGGCTTTTGGCGGCACGACGACCATTGTCGACTTTGCCCAGCAGTTCCAAGGCGAGAGCCCCAAAGCCGCGCTCGATCGCCGCCTCGCCGCTGCCGAACCCCAATGCAGCATTGACTATGGCTTCCACGTCATTCTCACCGACGTGAACTCTGAGTCGCTGGCGGAGCTGCCCGATCTCATTACCCAGGATGGCGTTTCCAGCTTCAAGCTCTACATGGCCTACCCCGGCGTGCTGATGGTAGATGACGCCGACATCTACCGCACCATGCGGAAGGTCGGCACCCACGGCGGCATGGTCAACCTCCACGCCGAAAATGGCGTCGTCATTCAAGCGCTGATCGAAGAAGCGCTAGAGCAGGGCAACACCTCGCCGAAATATCACATGCTCACCCGCCCCCAGCTGATGGAAGGGGAAGCCACCCATCGCGTAATTCGCATTGCGGAACTGGCGGAAGTGCCCGTCTACATCGTTCACCTCTCGGCGGAGGAAGCCCTGGAAGCGGTGGTCGAAGCCCGCGATCGCGGCATCCATGCTTTCGCTGAAACCTGCCCTCACTACCTGTTTTTGACTAACGAAGAATACGATCGCCCCGGTTTTGACGCAGCGAAGTTTGTGATGACGCCCCCCCTGCGGGATCACAAGTGCCAACATGCCCTGTGGCGCGGCCTCAAGTTTGATGACCTGCAACTGGTCGCGACGGATCACTGCCCCTTCTGCTTCAACGAAAATCGGTTCGGCCTCCTCAAGTCCAAGCAGTTAGGCAAAGACGATTTTTCCAAAATTCCCAACGGGGCACCCGGGGTCGAGTTTCGCCTGCCGCTGCTGTACGATGGCGGCGTTCACGGGGGGCGCATTACCCTCAATCGCTTTGTGCAACTGACCTCCACCGCCCCTGCCAAAATGTTCGGCATGTTTCCGCAAAAGGGGACGATCGCCGTCGGCAGCGATGCCGACCTCGTGCTCTTTGATCCCAACGAGCGCCACACCCTCAGCGCCGACACCCACCATTCCAATGTGGACTATTCCCTGTTTGAAGGGCGCGAAGTGCAGGGCAAGGTGAAGCAGGTCTTTTTACGCGGCGAGCTGATTGTCGATGGCGACGAGTGGCATGGTCGCGCTGGCATGGGCCAATATTTGAAGCGATCGGCTTCCGGGCGCATTTTGTAA
- a CDS encoding allophanate hydrolase-related protein — MTTSETKLVFICGSALRGQPDHGNLQGAAFVSEAQTAPKYRLHAVKDGWHPGIYETDSDGISIPGELYQLSVEQYNHLVSTEPPNMYPAEVTLQDGGTAIAMLYPKALIDEHGWPDISDIGGWAAYKAQQSV; from the coding sequence ATGACCACATCCGAAACCAAACTCGTGTTTATTTGCGGCTCGGCGCTGCGGGGCCAGCCCGATCATGGCAACTTGCAAGGGGCGGCGTTTGTCAGCGAGGCGCAGACTGCCCCCAAATATCGCCTGCACGCGGTCAAAGATGGCTGGCATCCCGGCATTTATGAAACAGATTCTGACGGAATATCGATTCCAGGTGAACTTTATCAACTGTCTGTGGAGCAATATAACCATCTTGTGTCGACCGAGCCCCCCAATATGTATCCTGCGGAGGTGACCTTGCAGGACGGGGGAACGGCGATCGCCATGCTTTATCCCAAAGCGCTGATCGATGAGCATGGTTGGCCCGATATTTCCGATATCGGGGGCTGGGCGGCTTACAAAGCGCAACAGTCAGTCTAA